In one Lolium rigidum isolate FL_2022 chromosome 3, APGP_CSIRO_Lrig_0.1, whole genome shotgun sequence genomic region, the following are encoded:
- the LOC124696419 gene encoding methyltransferase-like protein 2: MEVSDELRSLEATGIYPLAGSLAAFLDPVRLLSESYRRFRLIPSAYYSRSFSPSNQEGHAQGERTAPSPDRKKRKRKRQPRPRELNAVEQIAEARHQEARALLISAHKSLLEAKDLLEFLPGMVKGDGCMQDVQTSSENNFVELGSSWRAPLCEMTLCFQKPHGQAEAGPCHVQRRSSTLFNKIISIEENDEAEGEFQSRLYILPKGSCFLMTDFKHVRDLIPDNSNDGYNLIVIDPPWENGCVRQKDAYPTLPNRYLLYLPVQELADPAGALLVLWITNREKLRRFVEDELLPSWGVKDPTEFYWLKVKSDGSLIGDLDLFHHRPYECLLLGYINVNREAEPGSNFKFLQASQVIMSVPGAHSRKPPLQKILSEFIPGSKPPRCIELFARELGSGWTSCGNEPLHFQDSMYFTEK, from the exons ATGGaggtctccgacgagctccggTCGCTGGAGGCCACCGGAATATACCCTCTTGCGGGgtccctcgccgccttcctcgacCCGGTTCGCCTCCTCAGCGAATCCTACCGACGTTTCCGCCTCATCCCCTCTGCGTACTACTCCCGAAGCTTCAGCCCGTCGAATCAGGAAGGCCACGCGCAGGGCGAGCGAACGGCGCCGTCTCCTGACCGGAAGAAGCGGAAGCGGAAGCGACAGCCGAGGCCCCGGGAACTCAATGCCGTGGAGCAGATCGCAGAAGCCCGGCACCAG GAAGCAAGGGCTTTGCTAATTAGCGCACATAAATCACTCCTTGAGGCGAAAGATCTACTGGAGTTTCTTCCAGGGATGGTCAAGGGAGATGGATGCATGCAAGATGTTCAAACTAGTTCTGAGAACAATTTTGTTGAGCTCGGGAGCTCATGGCGAGCACCTCTTTGTGAGATGACTCTTTGCTTTCAGAAGCCCCATGGTCAGGCCGAGGCAG GTCCGTGCCATGTCCAAAGGAGGTCCAGTACGTTGTTTAATAAGATAATCAGTATTGAAGAAAATGATGAGGCGGAAGGAGAATTTCAGAGTAGGCTCTATATTTTACCAAAAGGAAGTTGCTTCCTAATG ACTGACTTCAAACATGTTCGTGATCTCATTCCTG ATAATTCTAATGATGGTTACAACCTTATAGTTATTGACCCACCTTGGGAGAATGGATGTGTTCGTCAGAAAGATGC GTATCCTACACTTCCCAACAGATATTTGTTGTATCTTCCAGTTCAAGAACTTGCTGATCCAGCTGGAGCTCTTCTAGTTTTGTGGATTACAAATCGGGAGAAATTGCGAAGATTTGTTGAGGATGAATTGCTTCCATCTTGGGGAGTCAAAGATCCCACTGAGTTTTATTGGCTGAAG GTGAAGTCGGATGGTTCACTCATTGGTGATTTGGACTTGTTCCATCACAGACCTTATGAGTGTCTTCTTCTTGGCTACATAAATGTT AATAGAGAAGCTGAACCAGGATCAAATTTTAAGTTTCTGCAAGCTAGCCAAGTAATTATGAGTGTCCCGGGTGCACACTCAAGGAAACCTCCCCTTCAGA AAATACTTTCTGAATTTATTCCTGGTTCTAAACCTCCAAGGTGCATCGAGCTTTTTGCAAGAGAGTTGGGTTCTGGATGGACCTCTTGTGGAAACGAGCCACTTCATTTCCAGGATTCCATGTACTTCACGGAGAAGTAA
- the LOC124701690 gene encoding methyltransferase-like protein 2 isoform X2: MSVSDELRSLDATGIYRLTASRAAFLDPVRLLNESYRRFRLVPSAYYSRSFGPSNQGGDAQGERTAPSPERKKRKRKRQPKPRELNAVERIAEARHQEARALLISAHKSLLEAKDLLEFLPGMIKGDECRQDVQTSSENNFVELGSSWRAPLCELTICFQKPHGQGEAGPCHVQRRSSTLFNKIISIEENDESEGEFQSRLYILPKGGCFLMTDFKHVRDLIPDNSNDGYNLIVIDPPWENGCVRQKEAYLLYLPVQELADPAGALLVLWITNREKLRRFVEDELLPSWGVKDPTEFYWLKVKSDGSLIGDLDLFHHRPYECLLLGYINVNREAEPGSNFKFLQASQVIMSVPGAHSRKPPLQKILSEFIPGSKPPRCIELFARELGSGWTSWGNEPLHFQDSMYFTEK; this comes from the exons ATGAGCGTCTCCGATGAGCTCCGGTCGCTAGACGCCACGGGAATCTACCGCCTCACAGCCTCCCGCGCTGCCTTCTTGGACCCGGTGCGCCTGCTCAACGAATCCTACAGGCGCTTCCGCCTCGTCCCCTCTGCGTACTACTCCCGAAGCTTCGGCCCGTCGAATCAGGGAGGCGACGCGCAGGGCGAGCGGACGGCGCCGTCTCCGGAGCGGAAGAAGCGCAAGCGGAAGCGCCAGCCGAAGCCCCGGGAACTCAATGCCGTGGAGCGGATCGCGGAAGCGCGGCATCAG GAAGCAAGGGCTTTGCTGATTAGTGCGCACAAATCACTCCTTGAGGCGAAAGATCTACTGGAGTTCCTACCGGGGATGATCAAGGGAGATGAATGCAGGCAAGATGTTCAAACTAGTTCGGAGAACAATTTTGTTGAGCTTGGGAGCTCATGGCGAGCACCTCTTTGTGAGCTGACTATTTGCTTTCAGAAGCCCCATGGTCAGGGCGAGGCAG GTCCGTGCCATGTCCAAAGGAGGTCCAGTACGTTGTTTAATAAGATAATCAGTATTGAAGAAAATGATGAGTCGGAAGGAGAATTTCAGAGTAGACTCTATATTTTACCAAAAGGAGGTTGCTTCCTGATG ACTGACTTCAAACATGTTCGTGATCTCATTCCTG ATAATTCGAATGATGGTTACAACCTTATAGTTATTGACCCACCTTGGGAGAATGGATGTGTTCGTCAGAAAGAAGC ATATTTGTTGTATCTTCCAGTTCAAGAACTTGCTGATCCAGCTGGAGCTCTTCTAGTTCTGTGGATTACAAATCGGGAGAAATTGCGAAGATTTGTTGAGGATGAATTGCTTCCATCTTGGGGAGTTAAAGATCCCACTGAGTTTTATTGGCTGAAG GTGAAGTCCGATGGTTCACTCATTGGTGATTTGGACTTGTTCCATCACAGGCCTTATGAGTGTCTTCTTCTTGGCTACATAAATGTT AATAGAGAAGCTGAACCAGGATCAAATTTTAAGTTTCTGCAAGCTAGCCAAGTAATTATGAGTGTCCCGGGTGCACACTCAAGGAAACCTCCCCTTCAGA AAATACTTTCCGAATTTATTCCTGGTTCTAAACCTCCAAGGTGCATTGAGCTTTTTGCAAGAGAGTTGGGTTCTGGATGGACCTCTTGGGGAAACGAGCCACTTCATTTCCAGGATTCCATGTACTTCACGGAGAAGTAA
- the LOC124701690 gene encoding methyltransferase-like protein 2 isoform X3, whose product MSVSDELRSLDATGIYRLTASRAAFLDPVRLLNESYRRFRLVPSAYYSRSFGPSNQGGDAQGERTAPSPERKKRKRKRQPKPRELNAVERIAEARHQEARALLISAHKSLLEAKDLLEFLPGMIKGDECRQDVQTSSENNFVELGSSWRAPLCELTICFQKPHGQGEAGPCHVQRRSSTLFNKIISIEENDESEGEFQSRLYILPKGGCFLMTDFKHVRDLIPDNSNDGYNLIVIDPPWENGCVRQKEAYPTLPNRYLLYLPVQELADPAGALLVLWITNREKLRRFVEDELLPSWGVKDPTEFYWLKNREAEPGSNFKFLQASQVIMSVPGAHSRKPPLQKILSEFIPGSKPPRCIELFARELGSGWTSWGNEPLHFQDSMYFTEK is encoded by the exons ATGAGCGTCTCCGATGAGCTCCGGTCGCTAGACGCCACGGGAATCTACCGCCTCACAGCCTCCCGCGCTGCCTTCTTGGACCCGGTGCGCCTGCTCAACGAATCCTACAGGCGCTTCCGCCTCGTCCCCTCTGCGTACTACTCCCGAAGCTTCGGCCCGTCGAATCAGGGAGGCGACGCGCAGGGCGAGCGGACGGCGCCGTCTCCGGAGCGGAAGAAGCGCAAGCGGAAGCGCCAGCCGAAGCCCCGGGAACTCAATGCCGTGGAGCGGATCGCGGAAGCGCGGCATCAG GAAGCAAGGGCTTTGCTGATTAGTGCGCACAAATCACTCCTTGAGGCGAAAGATCTACTGGAGTTCCTACCGGGGATGATCAAGGGAGATGAATGCAGGCAAGATGTTCAAACTAGTTCGGAGAACAATTTTGTTGAGCTTGGGAGCTCATGGCGAGCACCTCTTTGTGAGCTGACTATTTGCTTTCAGAAGCCCCATGGTCAGGGCGAGGCAG GTCCGTGCCATGTCCAAAGGAGGTCCAGTACGTTGTTTAATAAGATAATCAGTATTGAAGAAAATGATGAGTCGGAAGGAGAATTTCAGAGTAGACTCTATATTTTACCAAAAGGAGGTTGCTTCCTGATG ACTGACTTCAAACATGTTCGTGATCTCATTCCTG ATAATTCGAATGATGGTTACAACCTTATAGTTATTGACCCACCTTGGGAGAATGGATGTGTTCGTCAGAAAGAAGC GTATCCTACACTTCCCAACAGATATTTGTTGTATCTTCCAGTTCAAGAACTTGCTGATCCAGCTGGAGCTCTTCTAGTTCTGTGGATTACAAATCGGGAGAAATTGCGAAGATTTGTTGAGGATGAATTGCTTCCATCTTGGGGAGTTAAAGATCCCACTGAGTTTTATTGGCTGAAG AATAGAGAAGCTGAACCAGGATCAAATTTTAAGTTTCTGCAAGCTAGCCAAGTAATTATGAGTGTCCCGGGTGCACACTCAAGGAAACCTCCCCTTCAGA AAATACTTTCCGAATTTATTCCTGGTTCTAAACCTCCAAGGTGCATTGAGCTTTTTGCAAGAGAGTTGGGTTCTGGATGGACCTCTTGGGGAAACGAGCCACTTCATTTCCAGGATTCCATGTACTTCACGGAGAAGTAA
- the LOC124701690 gene encoding methyltransferase-like protein 2 isoform X1 — protein MSVSDELRSLDATGIYRLTASRAAFLDPVRLLNESYRRFRLVPSAYYSRSFGPSNQGGDAQGERTAPSPERKKRKRKRQPKPRELNAVERIAEARHQEARALLISAHKSLLEAKDLLEFLPGMIKGDECRQDVQTSSENNFVELGSSWRAPLCELTICFQKPHGQGEAGPCHVQRRSSTLFNKIISIEENDESEGEFQSRLYILPKGGCFLMTDFKHVRDLIPDNSNDGYNLIVIDPPWENGCVRQKEAYPTLPNRYLLYLPVQELADPAGALLVLWITNREKLRRFVEDELLPSWGVKDPTEFYWLKVKSDGSLIGDLDLFHHRPYECLLLGYINVNREAEPGSNFKFLQASQVIMSVPGAHSRKPPLQKILSEFIPGSKPPRCIELFARELGSGWTSWGNEPLHFQDSMYFTEK, from the exons ATGAGCGTCTCCGATGAGCTCCGGTCGCTAGACGCCACGGGAATCTACCGCCTCACAGCCTCCCGCGCTGCCTTCTTGGACCCGGTGCGCCTGCTCAACGAATCCTACAGGCGCTTCCGCCTCGTCCCCTCTGCGTACTACTCCCGAAGCTTCGGCCCGTCGAATCAGGGAGGCGACGCGCAGGGCGAGCGGACGGCGCCGTCTCCGGAGCGGAAGAAGCGCAAGCGGAAGCGCCAGCCGAAGCCCCGGGAACTCAATGCCGTGGAGCGGATCGCGGAAGCGCGGCATCAG GAAGCAAGGGCTTTGCTGATTAGTGCGCACAAATCACTCCTTGAGGCGAAAGATCTACTGGAGTTCCTACCGGGGATGATCAAGGGAGATGAATGCAGGCAAGATGTTCAAACTAGTTCGGAGAACAATTTTGTTGAGCTTGGGAGCTCATGGCGAGCACCTCTTTGTGAGCTGACTATTTGCTTTCAGAAGCCCCATGGTCAGGGCGAGGCAG GTCCGTGCCATGTCCAAAGGAGGTCCAGTACGTTGTTTAATAAGATAATCAGTATTGAAGAAAATGATGAGTCGGAAGGAGAATTTCAGAGTAGACTCTATATTTTACCAAAAGGAGGTTGCTTCCTGATG ACTGACTTCAAACATGTTCGTGATCTCATTCCTG ATAATTCGAATGATGGTTACAACCTTATAGTTATTGACCCACCTTGGGAGAATGGATGTGTTCGTCAGAAAGAAGC GTATCCTACACTTCCCAACAGATATTTGTTGTATCTTCCAGTTCAAGAACTTGCTGATCCAGCTGGAGCTCTTCTAGTTCTGTGGATTACAAATCGGGAGAAATTGCGAAGATTTGTTGAGGATGAATTGCTTCCATCTTGGGGAGTTAAAGATCCCACTGAGTTTTATTGGCTGAAG GTGAAGTCCGATGGTTCACTCATTGGTGATTTGGACTTGTTCCATCACAGGCCTTATGAGTGTCTTCTTCTTGGCTACATAAATGTT AATAGAGAAGCTGAACCAGGATCAAATTTTAAGTTTCTGCAAGCTAGCCAAGTAATTATGAGTGTCCCGGGTGCACACTCAAGGAAACCTCCCCTTCAGA AAATACTTTCCGAATTTATTCCTGGTTCTAAACCTCCAAGGTGCATTGAGCTTTTTGCAAGAGAGTTGGGTTCTGGATGGACCTCTTGGGGAAACGAGCCACTTCATTTCCAGGATTCCATGTACTTCACGGAGAAGTAA
- the LOC124701690 gene encoding methyltransferase-like protein 2 isoform X4 — translation MSVSDELRSLDATGIYRLTASRAAFLDPVRLLNESYRRFRLVPSAYYSRSFGPSNQGGDAQGERTAPSPERKKRKRKRQPKPRELNAVERIAEARHQEARALLISAHKSLLEAKDLLEFLPGMIKGDECRQDVQTSSENNFVELGSSWRAPLCELTICFQKPHGQGEAGPCHVQRRSSTLFNKIISIEENDESEGEFQSRLYILPKGGCFLMTDFKHVRDLIPDNSNDGYNLIVIDPPWENGCVRQKEAYPTLPNRYLLYLPVQELADPAGALLVLWITNREKLRRFVEDELLPSWGVKDPTEFYWLKVKSDGSLIGDLDLFHHRPYECLLPAE, via the exons ATGAGCGTCTCCGATGAGCTCCGGTCGCTAGACGCCACGGGAATCTACCGCCTCACAGCCTCCCGCGCTGCCTTCTTGGACCCGGTGCGCCTGCTCAACGAATCCTACAGGCGCTTCCGCCTCGTCCCCTCTGCGTACTACTCCCGAAGCTTCGGCCCGTCGAATCAGGGAGGCGACGCGCAGGGCGAGCGGACGGCGCCGTCTCCGGAGCGGAAGAAGCGCAAGCGGAAGCGCCAGCCGAAGCCCCGGGAACTCAATGCCGTGGAGCGGATCGCGGAAGCGCGGCATCAG GAAGCAAGGGCTTTGCTGATTAGTGCGCACAAATCACTCCTTGAGGCGAAAGATCTACTGGAGTTCCTACCGGGGATGATCAAGGGAGATGAATGCAGGCAAGATGTTCAAACTAGTTCGGAGAACAATTTTGTTGAGCTTGGGAGCTCATGGCGAGCACCTCTTTGTGAGCTGACTATTTGCTTTCAGAAGCCCCATGGTCAGGGCGAGGCAG GTCCGTGCCATGTCCAAAGGAGGTCCAGTACGTTGTTTAATAAGATAATCAGTATTGAAGAAAATGATGAGTCGGAAGGAGAATTTCAGAGTAGACTCTATATTTTACCAAAAGGAGGTTGCTTCCTGATG ACTGACTTCAAACATGTTCGTGATCTCATTCCTG ATAATTCGAATGATGGTTACAACCTTATAGTTATTGACCCACCTTGGGAGAATGGATGTGTTCGTCAGAAAGAAGC GTATCCTACACTTCCCAACAGATATTTGTTGTATCTTCCAGTTCAAGAACTTGCTGATCCAGCTGGAGCTCTTCTAGTTCTGTGGATTACAAATCGGGAGAAATTGCGAAGATTTGTTGAGGATGAATTGCTTCCATCTTGGGGAGTTAAAGATCCCACTGAGTTTTATTGGCTGAAG GTGAAGTCCGATGGTTCACTCATTGGTGATTTGGACTTGTTCCATCACAGGCCTTATGAGTGTC TTCTTCCTGCAGAATAG